One genomic window of uncultured Erythrobacter sp. includes the following:
- a CDS encoding SspB family protein — MTDDTPDSLIPYDEIVQEALRAVVGRVLGEIEQGGSELPGNHHFYITFKTGAQGVSIPPHLRERFPDEMTIVLQNKFWELEVREDGFSVGLSFNQIPAKLSVPFAAITAFVDPAVDFGLQFQASVAEMAPEEHEDAENDLIEQDDPEGDGTDDGTGDDDGSNVVTVDFGRKK, encoded by the coding sequence ATGACCGATGATACCCCCGATAGCCTGATCCCGTATGACGAGATCGTCCAGGAAGCGCTGCGCGCAGTTGTAGGCCGCGTGCTCGGGGAGATCGAGCAGGGCGGCAGCGAACTGCCCGGCAACCATCACTTCTACATCACCTTCAAAACCGGCGCGCAGGGCGTGTCGATCCCGCCGCATCTGCGCGAACGGTTCCCGGACGAGATGACGATCGTGCTGCAGAACAAGTTCTGGGAGCTGGAAGTCCGCGAAGACGGATTTTCGGTCGGGCTTTCGTTCAACCAGATCCCGGCCAAGCTTTCGGTCCCCTTCGCGGCGATCACGGCCTTCGTCGATCCGGCGGTTGATTTCGGACTGCAATTCCAGGCTTCGGTCGCCGAAATGGCTCCCGAAGAACACGAAGACGCCGAAAACGATCTGATCGAGCAGGATGATCCTGAGGGCGATGGCACGGATGACGGCACCGGCGACGATGATGGCTCAAATGTCGTGACGGTCGATTTCGGACGTAAGAAGTAG